The genomic window cctagcacagttcactttgagttagaccttgtacatgatgaacccccaaaactgcgagattttgtttccaaaattttatcctgttgaaaaatccaggtttgggggtagctcattttgttttcacagtttcacttgcgtttatttcctgttatatttgtgtgaagctgttgaaacctctacactttgtcttttgggttgatcctcaactctttagattgttagtgtatggtgaattttttgtatataatccagtagataaaatttcttaaaacccttttgttccttttgtatatattttgctaatccaatatgatctcggctgacatatgttggattcttgccttgaataacggagttctaatattgctttcgccgaaatcgggtattctctttcctttttctctactcaacatgatcctcttcatatgttgtattataattttgttcatattttgaaacattgaggacaatgtttagtttaggtttgggggtgaaaagtagatactttgataatatgccataaatgaaaaaaaaaaaaaaaaaaaaaaaaaaaaaaaaaaagcagaactccttctttttgaaaaaatttaaaaattccaaaaaaaattaaaaattaaaaaaatcataaaaatggagctcatttaccttgaaattttgactcttgtgcaaatatgtatttttattaggagtcttagtctagatatttaggcaccctgattctagcacaattcacatagtgataagaaacttgcacgcgcacgatctaccaatacatgtatagcctcatccttgaggtgttctatcggaagttttagttgccaatcactttagaatactgaacgaaacttgactagcttgttctttggttggttgggatagaaggtggagattacattaagaaagacaaccatcgaatttaactgggtgcatcaaaaagggctacctcttgctaagtgtcatgtaatttttattcctttctctctatgtatcaaaagagttaccatgttgtaaattctattcacaaaaaaaaaaatcaaaaaaaaaaaatcaaaaaaaaaaaaaagaaaaaaaaagaatcaagtatttatcaattccatctctcttggtccaaaaaaagagagtagtcaatgtaaataagagtcatgtaaagagtcatcttttgtgtttttgtgttataagcaaggaagggtgtatgccattgatgtacaacgcgagtaattgtgaaatacctccaactcattcacaattctcgtaaagtccggacagctagctagatttcgacctcggttcttagcctgagaaactatctcttggtgattagtagtcataacatccgatctttctttacacatgtgtagatacactttacactcttatcacatgtctttatttgttatcagtgctaggattgtgcctttgatagctagattgacatctccattttgctgtgagcttaaactgtcttgcacatgtcacatttgatggaatctgagcttatattttgtcctagaactttgtaggcacgttctaagcaaaccttcacgagacttcactcgtccactagggacacttagtggtttaaaaggcttagtgcatacgctaaatgcattcgagagaccagcgacagtggtataggtaggatttccttagttttgttttacttgaggacaagtaaaattcaggtttgggggtatttgatgagtcctaaaaagtgcatatttctatatatttttcttgacatttaactcatcttttgtgcattaattctacattttatcccatattctgtattttctttgttttcaagaataaatatttttattaactaattttgcatttttaggtaataaataaagtttggatgaatagcggagcggaaaagagaagaaaagcggtgaaaagccgggaggaattacacaaggaagccgcgaagaatgttgtgcgcaagaccaaaaggctataactgggcttgaagaggaagaattgtccttaaagaagatatgggcttggcatacccaaggcccaaaaccctcacccaaatccatttcctatatccatacccgtttccctttctagccgtcagattggatcatcacatcatcctacggtcggctcatcatcgtgcatcaaactctgaagttcctgtcaaacatcatagtacctaaccccatctggaaccgttagcttcgttgtatctcgcaatccaacggtcgctacaagctgtttCCCTTCTTGTCGTTCGATTCGTTTCATATGTGGTCATCCAACGCTCTCGTCTTGCTGGACATCAAGATTGCTGATCCCGCCCAACACCGGAGCACACCCAACACATATAACCcaaaaacctaaccctaaatCGCTCATTCTCTTCtccccttctctttattctcttctcccGCCTCTGCAGACACCATGTCTgtcgtaccaccaccttctccaccatgtccgccaccacctactctgccacaaccaaaccaccaactccacctgctcgaacatcatcaccccctctttctagacccctatttgattgatatttcttctcacctttctctgaaaccctagaagaaaaatcattcgattaggcgagtctagagtagcaattgacacatgggaatggagcaaaggaccaaggggaagaatgggtcgaagacaaactcgtcaaatcacatcaatatgggtaagaattaccaaaccctaaattttctgatttgggggaatttattaaagaaccctaatgtTCTGTTAGGAAGAGCAttagagaagatatgggtctgttttgtactgtcaaattaggtagaaataatttacctaatttctgtttgaattggggatatttttggggaagaaccctaattttgtaatttgggggaaaacccaaattgggtctgtgggtataaattgagactgtgggtatgttttaatgggcatgcctggactagccagagcaccaccaagaggcctggaatagccaggacctcaactgttaattttgttttcaatatcagttcattttaaatttcagttgttcaattcatcatgttctagtttaattgctaagggggagatgaaatcatgatgcttctgctaattcaatccaagctagatattgtgcttgttatgctgaaatgtttaggatagtcttaatcaaagaacatcctttaggttgttaaaacacctaagtggcttctctgcgggtagttgcagtgtgagagccccaactatcacaaggtttagaattatcttagtgcctttagcctcctttctaacccaaccctttgatgagcagcaggcatagaacctccactgccatctagtttgtcagttgagccaagaagctcactgataactatacaagggacaagagcagtattgaactgagatttcCTTAGCgtaggtaaaatggtggattcgaagccttagtaccctgttGCAtttctttactttctgtcactatttcagtcacataccaaaatagctcagttgtgtttcaacacaacacaaaattcattcccactgtcactagaaaagtagaaacaacactagctccctccaagtccctgtggacaaaccctttcttcccatcactagctacaacagaccctgtgcacttgcaggtcaatttgtaggttgttttaaAACCCACCAACAACATAGGATCTATGAATCATAGCATCACTATTTGACGTGTACACATGCTCTACCACAGCAATGGCCAAACAACAGCCAGAGAAAGCCGTCAGTAACCACCAGAACAAGTCTCCAGGAAGGTCCGCTTCCTATGCAGTCATAGTTTGTTGTATTTAGTTGAATCTTCCCTGTATATTCGTGATAAGTTGAGATATTCCCTGTATTTGTATCCATATATATATCTAATACAAAGAAAGTGTCGACACTATTGTGTGACAATTCCACATAGAAATCTCATAAATTTAAGATGGTATCCTTGTAGATCCTAGGAACCCTACTCTTCAGTCTTCCACTTCATCTCTGTCATAGTTTGCTTCCTTCATAGTTTGCTTCATCTCTGTCATAGTTTGTTTCCTTCTTATTTCACTATGTCTACCTCAGATCACTCGTCCCCAATCTCACCAGTTCACAACTCCAATCCTACAGAAAATAATGAAACCCAAACCCCTTCTTCAGGAAATCCTAGAACCCTAGACCCTTACATAATTCATTCAAGTGATAATCCTGCAACAGTGTTATCTTCTCCTCTTTTGCAAGGGGATAATTATGGTTCCCGGGTTAGGGGAATCACAAAATCTCTGAATGCTAAGGGCAAGCTCGGTTTCGTTGATGGATCTCTTCCTCCTCCAAAGGATGAGTTGCAGTTTCAATGCTGGAAAAGGTGTGACGATCTTGTAGGCAGTTGGCTTCTCAACTCGTGCCAACCTGACATCAGGGATAGCTATTTATATGCCCCCAATTCCCATGCTATCTGGAAGGATTTGCAGGTGAGATTCTGTGTTTCCAATGCTCCAATTATTTTTCGTTTAAAGTCCTCTATTGCTTCCATCAGACAGGAGTCTATGCCTGTGTCTCTCTATTATACGAATATCAAAACACTCTGGGATCAGTATGATTCCCTGGTAGCTTCTACAGAGGCCTGTATTTGTGGTGCTGGCAAGCACATGATTGAACGGCTTGAAAGGGAACGTGCCATGGAGTTCCTACATGGTTTGCATGACAGGTTTTCCAACCTTCGCAGTCAGATCTTAACCATGGACCCTTTCCCTACTGCACTCCGTATTTTCAATCTGGTTCAGCAGGAGGAAGAACAACAACACATCACTTCTGTTTCTCTTCCAACACTTGATGCTGCTGCACTCAATTCGAATCGTCATTTTCCATCCAGTTCTCGTCCTTCAGCCAACCAAAACAAGCGACAACGTCCATTCTGTGACTATTGCAACAAGCTTGGTCATGTCAGAGACAAGTGTTATCGACTCCATGGTTTTCCTCCCAGCGCCGGTAACTCTCTGCCTCAACCTACCAACAATATGCACATCACAGCAGCGACTACAGTTGCACCAGATGATACGTCTGCCATTCAGCATGCTCTGCCAACGCTGTCAGCTGACCAATATTCACGTCTTCTAGTCTTGATTACTCCTGCACCAGAGTCTGCGCAGATTGACACTCGTGCCAACTTTGCAGGTATCACTTTATCCACGTCTCTAGTTGATCCCTGGTTTGTAGACAGTGGTGGCACACACCACATCTGTAATtcattgcactattttaaatcATATATGCCTGTTCAGTCATTGATTCAAATGCAATTACCGGATGGATCATTCTCCGTTGTTAAGCATATTGGTGAAGTTGTTTTCTCGCCCACACTTACGTTGTCGAATGTGCATCATATTCCTAATTTCAAGTTCAATCTTATTTCTGTGAGTCAGTTGACTCGCCAAACTAATTCTGTCGCTTATTTCTTCGACAATGTCTGCTTCTTTCAGGACCGAGTAACGAGAACAGTGATTGGTCAGGCTGATTTCATCTTCGGCCTGTATCATCTCCAAGTCAATCCTCATCAGTCCTTTAATCGAGTTTTGTGTAATAAAGCATCTGCCGATGTTTGGCATTGCAGGCTAGGCCATCCTATCTTAGAACGTTTCAAATTTCTTTGTCGTAATTTTGATTATATTAAATCTAGTTCTACTCACTTCTGTGATGTATGTCCATTGGCTAAACAAAGCCGTTTATCCTTTAATAAAGTTGCGTTGTCTTCGAAACGCTGTTTTGAACTTGTTCATTGTGATATTTGGGGTCCTTTTGTGACACCTTCTCTCACAGGTGCTAAATATTTTCTCACTATAGTTGATGATTTTTCACGTTGTACATGGATTTATCTCATGCACACCAAAAgtgaaacttttaaatttctcaAATACTTCTTTAATTTTGTTATCACTCAATATTCTAACAAAATTGATCACATATCCACTGGCACTTCCGTTCCATTTCTTTCATCCTTGCAAAGATTGCAGTCTGATAATGGCTCAGAATTTTTATCCAGAGAAATGCAAACATGGTTTCATGACCATGGTATTCATCATCAACGGAGTTGTGTTTCCACTCCTCAACAGAATGGTGTTTTTGAACGTAAACATCGTCATCTTCTTAGCGTGGCTCGTGCTCTACGTTTTCAATCACATTTGCCTATCACTTACTGGGGAGAATGTTTACTCACGGCATGTTATCTCATTAATAAAATGCCTACTCCTGTTTTACGACATAAAACTCCACATGAAGTTCTCCTTGGTACTGTTCCTAATTACCGTCATTTACGTGTTTTTGGTTGTTTGTGTTTTGCTCGAAACACAAAAGTAAATTCTAAATTTGATTCACGAGCTAAACCTGGTGTATTTTTGGGATATCCCTATAATCACAAAGGTTACATTATTTTAGATCTCCTCACAAAGACAACTTTTGTGTCCAGAGATGTTGTTTTTCATGAGCATTTGTTTCCCTTCAAAGATGCTCAATTGACTACAGACAAAGTAATTTCACCTTCTATAGATTCTGATGATGTTTTCTATGAGGAATTCATACCTGTTGTTCCATCGAATCATGTGACAGATACGTCTTCTCATATTCTTTCACCTTTTTTGCAAGAAGATGATTCTAATTCGTCCATACACACTTCGAATGATTCTTCTTCTCCTGTGAATGACTCTCATTCTACGTTCAGTTCTCCGGATGTTCCTCCTGACACAGTTGTTTCTCCTAATCCTATTTCTGCCACCGAGAATGTTTTACGCAGATCCCTCAGAGAACACCATCGTTCTTCTCACTTGAAAGATTACATTTGCTCTGTTAACAAAGGTTCTTCCAACTCTCTCTATCCTCTTACCAATTATATTTCTTTTGATAAATTCAATCCGCAACATCGTATATTTCTCTCTTCGGTTATTGCTAATGATGTACCACGATCATTTACGGAGGCCATTAAATCTCCACCGTGGCGTGATGCCATAATTAAAGAACATACTGCTCTCCAAGATAATGATACTTTTACAATGACTACTCTTCCCCCTGGAAAATCTGTCATTTGCTGTAAATGGGTGTTTAAGCTTAAATATAAACCGAATGGTGACATTGAACGTCATAAAGCCCGGATGGTTGCCAAAGGATACACACAACAGGAAGGTATTGACTATCATGATACTTTTGCTCCTGTTGCTAAATTAGTCATTGTTCGTGTTTTATTGTCTATTGTTGCCATTTTTAATTAGCctcttcatcaacttgatgtTAATAATGCGTTTTTACAAGGAGATCTCCATGAAGATATCTACATGAAAATTCCTCCTGGTTTTCAGAAAAAGGGAGATACTCGTGTTTATAAACTCaataaatctttgtatggtctAAAGCAGGCATCTCGTCAAtggtttgctaagttttcttctgCCTTACTTGAGGAAGGTTTTCAACAGTCTCGTGCTGattactctctttttctttatcatAAAGGTGCAATCTCTATTTATGTTTTGGTTTATGTCGACGATATCATCATTACAGGTAATAATGACTTGGCTATTAACCAACTCAAACATAAACTTGAAGCCAAATTCTCGCTCAAAAATCTTGGGCGTTTGCAATATTTTCTGGGAATTGAAGTTTCTCGTTCTCCCAAAGGTATTTTTCTTGGACAACGTAAATATATTCTTGACATTGTCCAAGATGCAGGTTTTTTGGGTGCTAAACCTGCTGCTTCTCCTATGGAGCAACACCTTAAATTATTACCGGATTCAGGACATCCTATACCTGATCCAAGTGTCTATCGACGATTAATTGGTCGTCTACTATATCTTCAGGTGACTCGCCCTGATATCACTTATTCTGTGAATTATTTAAGTCAATTTCTGCAACATCCTTGTTCTGGTCATTTGGATGCTGCTTATCGTGTGGTTCGTTATCTTAAAGGTACTGTTAGTCATGGAATTTTTCTCTCTGCAACTAGCTCTCTTTCCCTAGCTGGTGATACTGACTCAGATTGGGCAGGTTGCCCAATTACTCGTCGTTCTACGGCAGGATATTTGACAATGCTGGGTGCTAGTCCCATTTCTTGGAAATCCAAGAAACAACCCACTATTTCTCTTTCTTCTGCTGAGGCAGAATATCGAGCTCTCGCCAGGGTGACTTCTGAGTTACAATGGATACACTATTTATTCACTGATCTTCGTGTTAGTATTCCGAAACCAATCCCAGTCTATTGTGACAATCAGGCTGTTGTTCACATTTCTGAAAATCCGGTATTTCACGAACGAACTAAACATATCGAAATCGATTGTTATTTTGTTCGTGAAAAAGTGATCTCCGGTCTCATCAAACCCACTCACATTCCCTCTGCAGCCCAATTGGCTGACCTTTTCACCAAACCGCTTGGTGTGGATCACTTTCGTCATCTTGTCAGCAAGTTGGGCGTTCGGCACCATCTTCCtcccgctccaacttgaggggggtattggACGTATACACATGCTCTACCACAGAAATGGCCCAACAACAGCCAGAGAAAGCCGTCAGTAACCACCAGAACAAGTCTCCAGGAAGGTCCACTTCCTATGCAGTCATAGTTTGTTGTATTTAGTTGAATCTTCCCTGTATATTCGTGATAAGTTGAGATATTCCCTGTATTTGTATCCATATATATATCTAATGCAAAGAAAGTGTCGACACTATTGTGTGACAATTCCACATAGAAATC from Papaver somniferum cultivar HN1 unplaced genomic scaffold, ASM357369v1 unplaced-scaffold_19, whole genome shotgun sequence includes these protein-coding regions:
- the LOC113338554 gene encoding uncharacterized protein LOC113338554; its protein translation is MKIPPGFQKKGDTRVYKLNKSLYGLKQASRQWFAKFSSALLEEGFQQSRADYSLFLYHKGAISIYVLVYVDDIIITGNNDLAINQLKHKLEAKFSLKNLGRLQYFLGIEVSRSPKGIFLGQRKYILDIVQDAGFLGAKPAASPMEQHLKLLPDSGHPIPDPSVYRRLIGRLLYLQVTRPDITYSVNYLSQFLQHPCSGHLDAAYRVVRYLKGTVSHGIFLSATSSLSLAGDTDSDWAGCPITRRSTAGYLTMLGASPISWKSKKQPTISLSSAEAEYRALARVTSELQWIHYLFTDLRVSIPKPIPVYCDNQAVVHISENPVFHERTKHIEIDCYFVREKVISGLIKPTHIPSAAQLADLFTKPLGVDHFRHLVSKLGVRHHLPPAPT